The DNA window attattattaatatcaccaacaatgttaacaaactcaaatattatCTAGTCAAGTAGGGCCAAGAATCTTCAAtgtgcaatacatgtagttaactaaagaaaccattatcaccacATGCAAGatttataagaatgaaataccccttaaaaagcaagaatctttcaaaatgaatcattaagtaaggaaaaaaaaacaagaactgCTTAGTTTTCTAGATAGCCAGCAAAATCAGAACCCACAAAGTGGCACATCCCACGAAAACAAACAGTTTGCAGcttgttattttcaaaaaaatatcttgttcttttgatttggaaactttattcaagattgcaaggatcttaccataacagataggaggaggtgtagaaagggtcccattactacacatgagctctgttagaatgcccataccggtagagtagcccatgttacaggatacagtgatgcttgcatcatggtccaacatatcattcattgtgtgatttgagaaaggaacggcatttaggttacagttttctgtatgaagggaaaaaagggatacatatgggtaacaatatcaccaacaatgttaacaaactcaaatatcatcttgtcaagtagagccaaaaatctttgatgtgcaatactgtacatgtagttaactaaagaaaccattatcaccacattcaagaattataagaatgaaataccccttaaaaagcaagaatctttcaaaataaaacattaagtaaggaaaaaaaacaacgactacttaattctcttgttagctaagagataccatgtacacagtgcaccacgcacgagagagacggcacgaagccgtaaaataACTGgtctcttgaaccttcctgtaatcccgtatccaaaattcatgctaagacatcgaatacttgacaaattctgaaagtggttgtgaggttgtgatgcaagaaatgtgaacttttttcctcttatgccgggaaagacacagatcacaatttgataagatgtcctggtagtggtaccgtatcgtagtttgcaatgtacaagaatggcagtgctgtgtgtatgtacactgtgactgtgtggtgagtgagtgtgtaagtggccaatattgtcaggacctttctttcttgctaacatttgtagatgaattgatcaagaacagcagatttctggATACCGGCAATCtctttgaatattttgaaatcttttacttcgtttttctttttttgtatctcaaatatgcatgtaaatgtggggattttttttggccaaagttgggggtgcggttaatccatGGGTGCAGtatatagtccgttacttacggtagcttgcagattaatattttcaaaaaaaatatatcttgttctttgatttggaaactttattcaagattgtaagaagcttaccataacagataggaggaggtgtagaaagggtcccattactacacatgagctctgttagaatgcccataccggtagagtagcccatgttacaggctacagtgatgcttgcatcatggtccaacatatcattcattgtgtgatttgagaaaggaacagcatttaggttacagttttctgtatgaagggaaaaaagggatacatggctaacaatatcaccaacaatgataaactagcacatcaatgatgtggagctcctccggcatctcgcaacgaaatttaacacaattttaatttcagcccagttgacactgtggTGAATTCTATTGGTgaaataaattgaggatatagaatagattgatgaagaaatgacagaagcattttttgcgatctatgaataaatttcatataaattgagtataaataattttcttgtcaaaatttcttaactttgtgtagaaccttggtgaacctcatgtaactcttagatggaacaaaaataatcaaaatcaatcaacaaataaataagtaattcttgtgagttttggaaatatatgaataaattagcatatgtgatgagtgtcaaaattttgtatcaccacctcgagctatcatataaagtgaACAAAATTGAAGTTGATTAACTAATGAAGAAGacttttttgtgtgatttatgaataaattttgcataaattagcatgaataattttctagacaaaatttcaaaattgtgtgtacaactttggtgaaactcatgcagctctaccagatggaagaaaaaaaaatcaaaatctgtcaacaaataaagaagaggcattttctgtgatttctgaataaattttgcataaattagcataactaaatatctactgaaaatgtcaaaattctgtatagaagtttggtgaacctcataaagttctaccagatggaagaaaaaaatatcaaaatcagtcaacaattaaagaagaaaaagcattttatgtgactttttaaaaatacgcatgaattaattttgcataaataagTATAAAACTTGttcaagtcaaaatttcaaaattctgtgtaagagtTTGGTGAACCTAATGAAGCtcaaccagatggaagcaaaaaaatcaaaaccagtcaacaaataaagaagaagaagaattttttgtgaattttgaaaaatgcacataaattagcatatttaatgaatttcaaaattctgtgcagaagttttgaatcccctacCTAGTGCTATTTATAAAGCAAAcataattgaaatcggacttgaaatggcgaagaagaatccttttgaaattgttgacggacgacagacgacagacgccacgccacggcataagctcatttggccctttgggccggatgagctaaaactCAAATATTATCAGTCAATTAGGGCAAAAAATCTTCGATGTGCAAAACATGTAGATAACTAaagacaccattatcaccaaatgcaaggtttataaaaatgaaataccacttaaaaagggcaagaaactttagaaattaatcattaagtacagaaaaaaaaagaactactTCATTCTCTAGTTAGctaacaaaatcagaacccacaaagtggcacatcctacaaaaacaaatagtttggaaatggatattttcaaaataacatcttgttcttttgatttggaaactttattcaagattgcaaggatcttaccataacagataggaggaggtgtagaaagggtcccattactacacatgagctctgttagaatgcccataccggtagagtagcccatgttacaggctacagtgatgcttgcatcatggtccaacatatcattcattgtgtgatttgagaaaggaacggcatttaggttacagttttctgtatgaagggaaaaaagggatacatatgggtaacaatatcaccaacaatgttaacaaactcaaatatcatCTTGTCAAGTAGAGCCAAAAATGTTTGAtgtgcaatacatgtagttaactaaagaaaccattatcaccacattcaagaactataagaatgaaataccccttaaaaagcaagaatctttcaaaataaaacattaagtaaggaaaaaaaacaacgactacttaattctcttgttagctaacagataccatgtacacagtgcaccacgcacgagagagacggcacgaagccgtaaaacaactggtctcttgaaccttcctgtaatcccgtatccaaaattcatgctaagacatcgcaTACTacacaaattctgaaagtgattgtgaggttgtgatgcaagaaatgtgaactttcttcctcttacgccgggaaagacacagatcacaattcgataagatgtactggtagtggtaccgtatcatagtttgcaatgtacaagaatggcagtgctgtgtgtatgTAAACTGTGACTGtgtggtgagtgagtgtgtaagtggccaatattgtcaggacctttctttcttgctaacatttgtagatgaattgatcaagaacagcagacttccgcataccggtaatctctttgaatactatgaaatctttaacttagtttttctttCTTCGTATCTCAAATATGCAAGTAaatgtggggattttttttttttctagtccAAAGTttggggtgcggttaatccacgggtgcggtatacagtccgttacttacggtagcttgcagattgatattttcaacaaaaaaaaacatcttgttctttgatttggaaactttattcaagattgtaagaagcttaccataacagataggaggaggtgtagaaagggtcccattactacacatgagctctgttagaatgcccataccggtagagtagcccatgttacaggctacagtgatgcttgcatcatggtccaacatatcattcattgtgtgatttgagaaaggaacagcatttaggttacagttttctgtatgaagggaaaaaagggatacatatgggtaacaatatcaccaacaatgttaacaaactcaaatattatCTAGTCAAGTAGGGCCAAGAATCTTCAAtgtgcaatacatgtagttaactaaagaaaccattatcaccacATGCAAGatttataagaatgaaataccccttaaaaagcaagaatctttcaaaataaatcattaagtaaggaaaaaaaaacaagaattgcTTAGTTTTCTAGATAGCCAGCAAAATTAGAACCCACAAAGTGGCACATCCCACGAAAACAAACAGTTTGCAGcttgttattttcaaaaaaatatattgttctttgatttggaaactttattcaagattgtaagaagcttaccataacagataggaggaggtgtagaaagggtcccattactacacatgagctctgttagaatgcccataccggtagagtagtccatgttacaggctacagtgatgcttgcatcatggtccaacatatcattcattgtgtgatttgagaaaggaacagcatttaggttacagttttctgtatgaagggaaaaaagggatacatggctaacaatatcaccaacaatgataaactagcacatcaatgatgtggagctcctccggcatctcgcaacgaaatttaacacaattttaatttcagcccagttgacactgtggTGAATTCTATTGGTgaaataaattgaggatatagaatagattgatgaagaaatgacagaagcattttttgcaatctatgaataaatttcatataaattgagtataaataattttcttgtcaaaatttcttaactttgtgtagaaccttggtgaacctcatgtagctcttagatggaacaaaaataatcaaaatcaatcaacaaataaataagtaattcttgtgagttttggaaatatatgaataaattagcatatgtgatgagtttcaaaattttgtgtcaaaattttgtatcaccacctcgagctatcatataaagtgaACAAAATTGAAGTTGATTAACTAAtgaagaagatttttttgtgtgatttatgaataaattttgcataaattagcataaataattttctagacaaaatttcaaaattgtgtgtacaactttggtgaaactcatgcagctctaccagatggaagaaaaaaaaatcaaaatctgtcaacaaataaagaagaggcattttctgtgatttctgaataaattttgcataaattagcataactaaatatctactgaaaatgtcaaaattctgtatagaagtttggtgaacctcataaagttctaccagatggaagaaaaaaatatcaaaatcagtcaacaattaaagaagaaaaagcattttatgtgactttttaaaaatacgcatgaattaattttgcataaataagcataaaacttgttcaagtcaaaatttcaaaattctgtgtaagagtTTGGTGAACCTAATGAAGCtcaaccagatggaagcaaaaaattcaaaaccagtcaacaaataaagaagaagaagcattttttgtgaattttgaaaaatgcacataaattagcatatttaatgaatttcaaaattctgtgcagaagttttgaatccccttCCTAGTGCTATTTATAAAGCAAAcataattgaaatcggacttgaaatggcgaagaagaatccttttgaaattgttgacggacgacagacgacggacgccacgccacggcataagctcatttggccctttgggccggatgagctaaaaactcAAATATTATCAGTCAATTAGGGCAAAAAATCTTCGATGTGCAAAACATGTAGATAACTATagacaccattatcaccaaatgcaagatttataaaaatgaaataccacttaaaaagggcaagaaactttagaaattaatcattaagtacagaaaaaaaaagaactactTCATTCTCTAGTTAGctaacaaaatcagaacccACAAAGTGGCACATCCTACAAAGACAAATAGTTTGGAGactgatattttcaaaaaaacatcttgttcttttgatttggaaactttattcaagattgcaaggagcttaccataacagataggaggaggtgtagaaagggtcccattactacacatgagctctgttagaatgcccataccggtagagtagcccatgttacaggatacagtgatgcttgcatcatggtccaacatatcattcattgtgtgatttgagaaaggaacggcatttaggttacagttttctgtatgaagggaaaaaagggatacatatgggtaacaatatcaccaacaatgttaacaaactcaaatatcatcttgtcaagtagagccaaaaatctttgatgtgcaatactgtacatgtagttaactaaagaaaccattatcaccacattcaagaattataagaatgaaataccccttaaaaagcaagaatctttcaaaataaaacattaagtaaggaaaaaaaacaacgactacttaattctcttgttagctaagagataccatgtacacagtgcaccacgcacgagagagacggcacgaagccgtaaaataACTGgtctcttgaaccttcctgtaatcccgtatccaaaattcatgctaagacatcgaatacttgacaaattctgaaagtgattgtgaggttgtgatgcaagaaatgtgaacttttttcctcttatgccgggaaagacacagatcacaatttgataagatgtcctggtagtggtaccgtatcgtagtttgcaatgtacaagaatggcagtgctgtgtgtatgtacactgtgactgtgtggtgagtgagtgtgtaagtggccaatattgtcaggacctttctttcttgctaacatttgtagatgaattgatcaagaacagcagatttctggATACCGgcaatctctttgaatactttgaaatcttttacttagtttttctttttttgtatctcaaatatgcatgtaaatgtggggattttttttggccaaagttgggggtgcggttaatccatGGGTGCAGtatatagtccgttacttacggtagcttgcagattaatattttcaaaaaaaatatatcttgttctttgatttggaaactttattcaagattgtaagaagcttaccataacagataggaggaggtgtagaaagggtcccattactacacatgagctctgttagaatgcccataccggtagagtagcccatgttacaggctacagtgatgcttgcatcatggtccaacatatcattcattgtgtgatttgagaaaggaacagcatttaggttacagttttctgtatgaagggaaaaaagggatccatggctaacaatatcaccaacaatgataaactagcacatcaatgatgtggagctcctccggcatctcgcaacgaaatttaacacaattttaatttcagcccagttgacactgtggTGAATTCTATTGGTgaaataaattgaggatatagaatagattgatgaagaaatgacagaagcattttttgcgatctatgaataaatttcatataaattgagtataaataattttcttgtcaaaatttcttaactttgtgtagaaccttggtgaacctcatgtagctcttagatggaacaaaaataatcaaaatcaatcaacaaataaataagtaattattgtgagttttggaaatatatgaataaattagcatatgtgatgagtttcaaaattttgtgtcaaaattttgtatcaccacctcgagctatcatataaagtgaACAAAATTGAAGTTGATTAACTAAtgaagaagatttttttgtgtgatttatgaataaattttgcataaattagcatgaataattttctagacaaaatttcaaaattgtgtgtacaactttggtgaaactcatgcagctctaccagatggaagaaaaaaaaatcaaaatctgtcaacaaataaagaagaggcattttctgtgatttctgaataaattttgcataaattagcataactaaatatctactgaaaatgtcaaaattctgtatagaagtttggtgaacctcataaagttctaccagatggaagaaaaaaatatcaaaatcagtcaacaattaaagaagaaaaagcattttacgtgactttttaaaaatacgcatgaattaattttgcataaataagTATAAAACTTGttcaagtcaaaatttcaaaattctgtgtaagagtTTGGTGAACCTAATGAAGCtcaaccagatggaagcaaaaaaatcaaaaccagtcaacaaataaagaagaagaagaattttttgtgaattttgaaaaatgcacataaattagcatatttaatgaatttcaaaattctgtgcagaagttttgaatcccctacCTAGTGCTATTTATAAAGCAAAcataattgaaatcggacttgaaatggcgaagaagaatccttttgaaattgttgacggacgacagacgacagacgccacgccacggcataagctcatttggccctttgggccggatgagctaaaaactcAAATATTATCAGTCAATTAGGTCAAAAAATCTTCGATGTGCAAAACATGTAGATAACTAaagacaccattatcaccaaatgcaaggtttataaaaatgaaataccacttaaaaagggcaagaaactttagaaattaatcattaagtacagaaaaaaaaagaactactTCATTCTCTAGTTAGctaacaaaatcagaacccacaaagtggcacatcctacaaaaacaaatagtttggaaatggatattttcaaaaaaacatcttgttcttttgatttggaaactttattcaagattgcaaggatcttaccataacagataggaggaggtgtagaaagggtcccattactacacatgagctctgttagaatgcccataccggtagagtagcccatgttacaggatacagtgatgcttgcatcatggtccaacatatcattcattgtgtgatttgagaaaggaacggcatttaggttacagttttctgtatgaagggaaaaaagggatacatatgggttacaatatcaccaacaatgttaacaaactcaaatatcatcttgtcaagtagagccaaaaatctttgatgtgcaatactgtacatgtagttaactaaagaaaccattatcaccacattcaagaattataagaatgaaataccccttaaaaagcaagaatctttcaaaataaaacattaagtaaggaaaaaaaacaacgactacttaattctcttgttagctaagagataccatgtacacagtgcaccacgcacgagagagacggcacgaagccgtaaaataACTGgtctcttgaaccttcctgtaatcccgtatccaaaattcatgctaagacatcgaatacttgacaaattctgaaagtgattgtgaggttgtgatgcaagaaatgtgaacttttttcctcttatgccgggaaagacacagatcacaatttgataagatgtcctggtagtggtaccgtatcgtagtttgcaatgtacaagaatggcagtgctgtgtgtatgtacactgtgactgtgtggtgagtgagtgtgtaagtggccaatattgtcaggacctttctttcttgctaacatttgtagatgaattgatcaagaacagcagatttctggATACCGgcaatctctttgaatactttgaaatcttttacttagtttttctttttttgtatctcaaatatgcatgtaaatgtggggattctttttttttttagtccaaagttgggggtgcggttaatccacgggtgcggtatatagtccgttacttacggtagcttgcagattgatattttcaacaaaaaaaaacatcttgttctttgatttggaaactttattcaagattgtaagaagcttaccataacagataggaggaggtgtagaaagggtcccattactacacatgagctctgttagaatgcccataccggtagagtagcccatgttacaggctacagtgatgcttgcatcatggtccaacatatcattcattgtgtgatttgagaaaggaacggcatttaggttacagttttctgtatgaaaggaagaaagggatacatggctaacaatatcaccaacaatgttaacaaactcaaatattatCTTGTCAATTAGGGCCAAAAAAACTTTGAtgtgcaatacatgtagttaactaaAGAAACCATTGTAACAACATGCAAGatttataagaatgaaatacccCTTAAAAAGAGCAAGCAGCTTAATCATTAAAGTACGAAGAAACAAGAAATGCTTAGTTTTCTAGTTAGctaacaaaatcagaacccACAAAGTGGCACATCCTACAAAGACAAATAGTTTGGAGactgatattttccaaaaaaacatcttgttcttttgatttggaaactttattcaagattgcaaggagcttaccataacagataggaggaggtgtagaaagggtcccattactacacatgagctctgttagaatgcccataccggtagagtagcccatgttacaggctacagtgatgcttgcatcatggtccaacatatcattcattgtgtgatttgagaaaggaatttctagtatgtcacagttttctgtatgaagagaaaacaggaaaatcaaatcaagtcaCCTTAGGGTACTGATTATAGAATCGTTTTACAAGTCTGAACGTGGAGAAGTGTGTGTGCAGCTCTTTTTAACCAATGttagaaaaatgtttttgtGATGGCTTAAATGGAAAACAATGGAGATTATTAACTTATTTGGTCTAAATTGGTATTGTTGTCTGGTAATTCTCACTTTCCTCTCTAAAACATGTACTCTACTTtgacaagaaaattaaaatgttttatgtgCATGAATTGGAATATAACTTGTCTCATAACTTAATGAACTAGGTTTTACTGCTATCTTTGAGTCCATATCTCATGGGCAGTGAAAAAActcattaatattttgaaactaACAAGAACAACCCTGTCCATTTAAGTTTGAGAGTTTGATATCTTCTGCCAAACTACTTTATGTTAAGCAcatcaaagcaaaaaaaaaaaaaaaaaacaataacagtGAAAATCAGAAGTACAATTAAGgaagatatgacattttatttttttgtttgtttaaatttcaaaagaattatacacacagtggcgtaccgcAACCCGGAGAAGACAATGATtagaggggcactgtattgtttgtgaacaatgctgtgcccctccaatgctttgtctcctctggGTCACAGTCTGCCACtgtgtatgcacatcctggttagTATGCAAGTATGAAAACTAATGACATTAtccactttttctttcttttcttattataagaaatattgGAATATTGCAAATTGTCCTGATTGTAATGTGAAACAAGCTTTGATTCCTCATTGAATATTTCGCATTGCCATGTTGCAACCTAGTTTGATTAAATAATGAGCTTCCATATTGTGAAATttgggaaaaataattattctataattatgtaataaaatacaatagaaatagTAAGTGTAGgcttatgacatcattggctttcttttttgctttttgcccttgttttgcatataattgttttgtggaTCTAAgtgatatttcaaaaatgtcCATGAGAGTAAATGACCTCGAACTCCATAGTGGTTCAGTTTAAAAAAGGAGACGCTCATGAGGCACTCGATCGAAGGCCTTTGAAAAGTCAGGAAGAATGACAGCGATCTGTTGCTTGTCTCTGAGTCCTGTCGCAAGGTCATGAACTGTTAATAAAAGTTGCGACTCACGTACAAGATCGCCTCTTTCTAAAGCCAAACTGACAGTCTGCTAAGATGTTGCATGTATCCAGGTGATGCATGATTTGGCTGTGTACGATATGCTCTGCAACCTTACAGCTAATAGAGGTAAGGGCGATAGGTCTATTCGTCTATAGTTCTCTGCATacatgatgccaattcaacaattaccccaacatggcctaagttcattgaccctaaatgacttttgaatttggtcatgtgacctgaaactcacacaggatgttcagggatattTAATTGCTCTTTTATCTAAacttcatgaactagatccataaaattcctaattatgatgacaattccacaaatacccccaacatggtcaatgttcgttgaccctaagtgacctttgaccttaatcatgtgacctgaaa is part of the Lytechinus pictus isolate F3 Inbred unplaced genomic scaffold, Lp3.0 scaffold_27, whole genome shotgun sequence genome and encodes:
- the LOC135158063 gene encoding uncharacterized protein LOC135158063; translated protein: MGSITNIVTALTVIVILVQTITVSATCSMDSDCLNGGTCDTMASTCMCTPDFTGTNCENENCDILEIPFSNHTMNDMLDHDASITVACNMGYSTGMGILTELMCSNGTLSTPPPICYENCNLNAVPFSNHTMNDMLDHDASITVACNMGYSTGMGILTELMCSNGTLSTPPPICYENCNLNAVPFSNHTMNDMLDHDASITVSCNMGYSTGMGILTELMCSNGTLSTPPPICYGKILAILNKVSKSKEQDVFLKISISKLFVFVGCATLWVLILLAN